The Flammeovirga pectinis genomic interval TTACTAAAGGTATTCCAATTAAAGTAAATAAGAATACCCATTTTTTAAGATTAGGTTTGTTCATTCTTTCTATAAAAGTAAATATGGTTTGATCGCTACAAAAATGAAGAAATCAAACCATATTATTGTTATTTATTTCAATAAATTGATGCTACCAATTCTGAATTGCATCAAGTATTGCTCCACCCTCTTGGAATAAAGCTACAAGTAGCCAAACCAAAAATAACATTGGGAATAAGATCACAAATTTTAATGCGCCTACCTCATGGCCTAAGTGCATAAATTCCATGATAATATATCCTGCTTTAAGCAAAGTCATACCCACAAATAATATGTTAAGGATAAAACGACTTGAACCGTCAGGCCATGCAAAGGCGAAGATAAATTCTATAATTGTAACTGCTGCTAAGATCGCTGTAACCTTAATTACAGTTTTCATTTTTGCTTTCTTAATCTCCTCTGGAGAAAGTGTTGCATCGTGATTTGCCATCTTACTAATTTTAGTAGTTAGTGAAATTAAAAAGTAGAGTTAGACTAAGTAGAAGAATGTAAATACAAATACCCATACTAAATCGACAAAGTGCCAGTATAAACCGCCTTTCTCAATCATTTCATAAGTACCTCTTTCTTCATACGTACCCATTACAACATTGTAAAAAATCACAATATTAATAATAACACCACTTGTAACGTGAACACCGTGGAAACCTGTAATAAAGAAGAAGAAATCTGCGAACAACTGAGGTCCGTATTGATTTTCATGTAAGTTTGCTCCAAAAACCTGAACACCATCTCTAATAACTCCACCTTCTGTACCGTGGATAAAGTGAGACCATTCCCATGCTTGACAGCCTAAGAAAGTAATACCACCTACGATTGTCCATAGCATCCATTTTTCTACTTCTGCTTTAGATTTTCTTTGTCCAGCTTCAACAGCAAATACCATTGTTACAGAAGAAAGAATTAAAATAAATGTCATTAAACCAACAAACATTAAAGGAGCATCTACTCCATGTAATCCTGGAAAAGCATTAAATACTTTTTCTGGTATTGGCCAATAAAAATTATCCGAGCTAGTAGCGAATTCGAATTTAGAATATGCTCCTTCGTATGCAGGATGCATAAAACGAACTACTCCGTATGCTATTAATAAAGACGCAAATGTAAAAGCATCTGAAACAAGGAAAAACCACATCATTAGCTTTCCATAGGTTGCTTTCATTGGTCTTTGTCCACCATCCCACTCAGAGAGTTTAGGATTTGTCAAAGTTGTAGTTGATGACATAAAAGATTGGATGTTATTTTTTTAGTGTCTTTTGAATTTTATTTCTCCACAAATAAATAGTTGAATCTTAACAAATACAACTATTTGGTGATATTTGTGTTATTTTTTTATGACGATTGTCATGTTTAACGATTCATCAGCATGAAAATGAACAGATAAATCCATAATGCTCCTAAAAAGTGCCAAAAGTTAGCACACATCTCAATTCTTACAATTGTACCAGAATTTATCTGATTTTTAAAAGCTGCATATAGCATAATGAATAAATACAAAATACCACTAACAATATGAAGCCCGTGTAAACCTGTTATTACATATACAAATGAACCGGATGGATTACCCACAAAGAAAACATTCATTGCAACAAGGTCTTCCCATCCAATAAACTGAAGGATTAGAAAAATAACTCCTAAAACTGATGTTATTGTAAGTGCATTTTTCAATTGAGACATATCGTCTTTCTTTGCCCCTAGATAAGCCCAATGCATACTTGCACTACTTAATAGTATTACAATTGTGCTATAATACATAATTGATGGCAACTCGAATGCTGCCCAATTACCTTCGGCTTGTCTTACAATATAAGCACTTGTCAATGCAGCAAATATCATTACCACACTTACAATAAATAACCACATCGCAAATTTCTTAGGATGCATCCCTACGGGTCTTTTCGGAGTTTCTGCTATTGACATAATAATAAATTAGATCTTGTCGATTAAGTATACAATTTGAACAATTGGTAAATAAATAAAAGAGGTAAACATTATTTTTAATGCTGCTTTATCCGTCTTTTCCTTAATCAATCCAAATGTTTGATATAAAAAAGCTGCACCTGCTAAAGATGCAATGATACCAGAGGTAATACCTGTCATTCCAAATTGTGTTGGTAAAAACCCAATAGGAATTAAAAACATAGTATAAATTGATATTTGAACTGCTGTATTTACATTTTTATCACCATTAAAAGGCAACATTTTAAAACCAGCATTTTTATAATCTTTATCAGCAACCCATGCAATTGCCCAAAAATGAGGGAATTGCCACATAAATTGCAAAGCGAATAATATTAACCCTTCCATGCCCACAAAACCCGTAGCTGCTACCCAACCAATCATTGGAGGAAAACCTCCTGGGAAAGCACCAACCAACACTGAAAGTGGTGTAATTCTTTTTAATGGAGTATATACAAAGCCATACAACACTAGAGAAGCTAAAGATAATAACGTGGCAAATACATTTAAGAAATACAACATTATCACAGTACCTAACACTGCAAGAACTAATGCATATATACCCGCCTCCTTTCGAGAAATAATTCCTAAAGGAATAGGTCTATTCATTGTTCTCTTCATCAATTTATCGTGTTCTTTCTCGATAATTTGATTTATTGTATTTGCGGACCCTGTTATTAAGAAACTACCTACTGCTAATGCAATCATTGCAGTAATTGATATTTCTGTTGTTCCTAATAAGTAACCAAAAATTCCAGAAAAAACGACAACGCCAGTTAAACGAACCTTTAGTAGGTCATAAAAATCTCTGACTCTGCTTTTTCTTTGAGGCACTTCTGAAATTATATCTTTAGATTCTGCTACTACCATATTAAGTTGTTGCTTGATGTTGGTATTTTAAAGTACTGTTAGAATTACTTCCAAGCACTCTAGAATGATTAACTAAAAGTGCAATATAAAATTGGCATCCAACAATTAACGAACCTAACAATAAGTGTACAGGTTGTAAAACAGCTGGAATTCCAAAATGCCCCATAATTGCTCCTGATAGTACCACAATACCAATTAATGCAAGCATTACTTTGGACCATAATCTAGCAGGGTGTTTAGGAGCTGTATTTTTTATAACTCGTTGTACAAACATGATGTTTAAAATGCCAACGACTATTGAAAATGATCTATGAAAATAGAATGTCATTCCTAATTCATCTATCCATAAATTTCTTTGTTCTTCGCCTAATGTTTTTGCAATTATATCAATAGCTTCTCGTACTTGAGTACCCATGATAATTTGTAAAAATGATAGTGAAAGGATTATTGCAATCCATTTATTAAGCTGATTTAGATTTGTTGGATCTTGATAGGTTAAATCCTTTTTATGCGATCTTGCTACTGCGTATATAAGTACACCAACAATAATTAGTGCAACTAACATATGTACAGTTATTAGAACGGGATGTAAATCGGTACTAACAACTTTACTACCTAACCATCCTTCAAACCCAACTAATACAAACGCTAAAAAAGAAAATGATGTAACTGTAGGGTCTGTTTTTCTAAAGGGTAAAGAAAAAAGTAAGGTTAAAAAAATTAGAAAACCTATTAAAACACCTACAAGTCTATTTGTATATTCAACCCAAGTTTTGAATACTGAAAAATCAGCAATTTCTCTACCTTGAACTGCAAATATAGTTTTATAATCAGCTGGTAGCTGACTCACATCTGTTGGAGGAACCCAAGTTCCAAAGCATTTAGGCCAATCTGGGCATCCCATTCCGGCTCCTGTACTTCGTACTATACCACCAACTAAAATTAGGAAGAAAACCGCAATAATTGTAATTATTCCGAATTTTCGATATAAGTTTCCGTTGTTTGTCGTCTTCTCTTTTTTCATAGAAATTTGCTTGTTGAATTTACCTTATCTAACAGGTGTAAATATCAACCAAGGTTAATAACCACAAAAATACAAAAAACATCTAAATAACATGACATTCGTCATGTTTTATTTATGATAAAATTCAACTAAAAAGGCATAAACGCCCTTCCTAAATCAAAAAAGCCGAAAGATTCCTTATAAGCTCTAAATAAATGTGCCGTAAACCTATCATAAATCTCCGCCATACTCGACATCATCTTCGCTTGAATCTTAATATCGTCTTCAAAAATATCATGAATCACAGCACTCGGAATTACATATACATCAGCATGGTCTGAAAAACATACAGCATTATAAGGTCTACTGGTGCCTTCAAGAATTGCATTATCTCCAAATGTATCCGTCGCTTTTAAATGTACTAAATCTTCAAATTTGTCTTCAATATCAATATTGAGTGTAATTATCCCACTGTTAATTAAATAAAGTGCCTGACTAGGATCGTCTCTAAAAAAAATCACTTCACCCTTAGTATAATGCCTTAAGTGTAAATGAGGAGTAAACTTTGACATTTCCTCATCATTTAATTTTGAAAACAGCACACCCCTTCTCATAAAATTAAAAAGGGTTCTCTCTTCGTTATTATATGTTTTCTTAAATATGTTTAGCATACTCTTCTTTAGGTGTTAAAAACAAATCTTCATCAAAGTAACAGGAAATTTCCCAATTCTTAACTCTTCTGAGTTTCTAATTCCAATTGCACTTAGAATTTCCTTATTACAAGATACTATAACTAATGTTTTTTTTCGAAGATAACTCGGTACATTTTCGTCTTGAAGTAAGTCAAAAACCTTTTTTCTACCACTTTTCATCCCGAAAGGACGAATTTTATCGCCTTTAAGAACTTCTCTTACAGTTATAGGGAAATATTTTTCAGAAATGTAAGTGGCATTATTATCAATCGAAGATACAGCATCAATTGTTACTATAGACGTTTGAAAAGAATTGGTACCAATGGAATAAAAACCTTCTTTAAAATCAATCTCTATATTCTGACTGTTTTTTATTTCATTCTCATTATTATTTTCTAACACCAATATATTATTGTGTGTATAGATTACGTAGTCTTTATTTACTGAAAAAAACTTTAATCCATTCGTTTTAAAAGATTGAATAATGTTAAGTGCAGTATCAAAATCAAAACTATATTTTTTTAATTGATAAAAGAGAATAATATCGATATCATCTAAATGATTGTACTTCTGAAAATCAATTAAAATGACATCCTTTTCTTTTTTCCAATGCTTTAATGAAATATCATTTATAAAAGAAAAGAACACGTTCTCTATCTTAGATAATTTATTTGATGTTACATCAATACTTTTTTCGACTGCAGGGTTTATCTCTCTCATTAATGGAATAATTTTATTCCGTATTAAATTACGAGCATACTTATTGACCTTATTAGATTTGTCTTCTCTCCACTTCTGCTGTTTATTTTCAACATAACTTCTGATTTCACTTTTAGAGGCAAATAATAATGGTCTTAAAATAGTGTTCCTTAAATATTGTATACCATGTAATCCTTCAATACCTGTCCCTTTAATTAAATTAAACAAGACAGTTTCTACACTATCAGATCGATGATGAGCAGTTAGGATATAATTAAAATCAAATTCTTCTTTTAAACTATTAAACCAATCATACCTTAGTTCTCTAGCAACCATCTGTGTTGATTTCCCAGATTGTTCAACCTCAACTTGAGTATCAACTTTTTTGATATGACATATTATATCATTCTTTTTACAAAAATCACTTACAAATTGTTCATCACCTTCACTATCTTCTCCTCTTAATTGAAAATTCATGTGGGCAATTTCAAAATTGATCTCGAATTTCAATAACAATAAAGCTAACCCTACAGAGTCAACACCTCCACTGAAGGCTAACAAAAGTTTAATATTATTAATATCGAGACTTTTTGATTTAAGATAAGTTAAAAATTGGTCCTCTAAGGCCAATGGATTGTCATTCATATGTGAGATTGTTATTAAAACCACAAAATTTTTAGCTGAAAATCAATTTAATCCTTTATAATATGTTATTAATAACACTAAAAGCAAGGATTTTACGATCTACTAAGATAAATTTGCAAGCTTGCAACAATAAAAATTGCTAACTCTATTAAGTAGTAAAAGTACAATGAAGAAAAATATTTTTTTAATCATTTTGTTAATAATTTCACTTTGTGGTCGTTTAACCTCTTTTGGACAAACGGAAGACAAAGTTAGAATCAGTGCCGCACGTTCTAAAGGTATTTCTGGTTATAGGGTATTCTATAGCAGTCCGCAGAAACGTGTTATTCTAAAGCAAAAAACTACAACAATTTATTGTGATGAAGCACGTCAAAATATAAAAACAGAAGATGTGACTGCTACAGGTAATGTAATTGTAATTGATAAAAAAACAAAGATTACAGGTAGTAAACTACTCTACAAGAAAAATCAAGGAGAAGTAATTATTACAGGTAGAATTGTAAAATTAATTGATGAGGACATTACTTTAGTCACAGATAAATTATACTATTATACTTCTACTAAAGAAGCAAAATATCTAACAGGAGGTACAGTAAACCAAGAAACAATGGTCCTCACTTCTGTAGAAGGCTACTTAAAAAACAAAGAACTTATTTTTATAAAAGATGTTGTTATGGATGATTCTGTAAAAACACAACATTTAGTAACAGAGAAATTAATATACGATAGAGAGACTAAAATCTCTACGTTTAATACAAGAACAGTTATAAACTCTAAAGATGGTGATGTAACTGCAAATGCAGGTACTTATAACACTGATAATGGTAAAGTACATTTTGAAGGTTCTGCTATTGTAGAAAATGATAAATATATTTTGGTTGGAGATAAAATTGACACAAATAAGAACACAGGTAACAGTAAAGCCGTAGGTAATGTAATTTTCTTTAGTAAAGAGGATACAGCTATAATTTATGCAGATGTTGTTGTGCGCTTCGATAGTTCTACTTTTGCTTATGGGAATGCTCTAATGAGTAAGCCTATTAAGGGCAACTGGATGGATATGTACTATTTAGCAGCAGATACACTTCATTCTATTAATGATACCACTACACAAGAGAATACTTTATATGCTTATCATAATGTAGCGATGTGGTCTAAGGATATGAAATCTAGATGTGACTCTTTGGTTTATTATTACAATGACTCAATGATTTATTTCTATCAAGATCCACGAATTTGGGCACAAAAATCTCAGATGACGGGTGAAGTTATACGAACAGATATTACATCTAAAGGTGTGGAGCGTTTATACCTGAATAGAAATGGCTTTATTATTTCAGAGGATACAATACAAAATTATAATCAAGTAAAAGGTAAAAAGATTATTGCTCATTTTGAAAATAATAGTCTTTTTAAAGTTGATGTAAAGGGTAATGGAATGACAAGGTTTTTTCAATTAACTGATGACAAGAGAAATATATATGCATTAAATAAATCATCTTGTCCTGCTATGACTTTATTCTTTGAAGAAAATAATGAGGTAAAAAACATTGAGTATAATAAGAAACATGATTCAAATATACTCCCTCCTAGTAAAATCCAGAAGCCTGATATGTTTTTACCTGGTTTTAAAAATAGGTTTGATGAAATACCTCCAAAAGACGAATTACTTGAAAGGGTTCGTTTAAGAGAAGATCTACCTGATGATATGCCTAGGGACCCTACAAAGCAAGCTGATCAAATAAAGATACTATTTGATGGTAAGCAAATTTTAAATAAAAACTACCAAGGCCAACCCTTATGGATGCATAGACCTCAGAAAAAAGTAGAAGCAGGCAACTAAAAAAACACCCCTTGAAAGACAAAACTTCAAGGGGTGTTTTTTTATCTGAGATAACTTTAATGTATTTAGATTTTCACGAACAAATCTAAAATTTGTCCCAACCCAAATGTTACAGAAAAAAGCAATGAACTTAAAGCCATTTGTTTTAAATATGGGTCAAGATCTTGAGGTTCTGTTAATTTAGTAATTGCATTTCCATTTCGTCGCAATAACGGGAAAGTTAATACAAACAACCATTGAAAAGGTGAACTATAAGTAAAGAATACATAAACTGAAGCACAAATTAATGCTCCAAATAAAAGCATCCAATGGTATAATATAGCCCATTTTCGTCCTATTCTAACAGGAACAGACTTCTTACCCGCACTAATATCAGATTTTATATCTCGTATATTATTTACATTCAATACTGCTACAGCTAATAAACCACAAGCTGCTGCTGGTAAAAATAACATTACATCAAAAGACTTAACTTGTAAGTAATAACTTCCAATAACTCCTACCAATCCAAAAAATATAAAAACGCTAATATCTCCCAAACCAGCATAACCATAAGGCTTTTTTCCTGCTGTGTAAGTTATTGCAGCAATAATTGAGAGTACTCCTAAACCTAAGAAATACATAAATTCAGTCCAAGAAGTAAGACTGATATATAGCAAATATAAACCCGAGAACAACGACAAGGCACTGAAAATAATAATTGCCGTTTTCATAGCACTCAATGAAATCTTTCCGGATTGTACTGCTCTTGATGGACCTTCTCTATCCTCATGATCTGCTCCATGAACAGAATCACCATAATCATTAGCAAGGTTTGATAATACTTGTAAAAAAATTGTTGTTAAAACACACAACCCTACAATTTTCCAACTAAAGAAAGTTGGTTCATCTCCGTATGCTAAAAAACTTCCAAGTATAATACTAGACAAAGCCAATGGCAATGTTCTTAGTCTAAAGGCCTGTATCCAAGCTTTCATTATTAAATTAATTGTTTAATGTTTTTATTTTTGACAATATTACTGTCTTTAATTGACAATTACACATCTATTTTGTTTCGTTTGAATTAGAAAGTCTATGCAAAAGCAAAAAATTGTTGTTTTAACTGGTGCTGGAATCAGTGCAGAAAGTGGAATCCCGACTTTTAGAGGTGGAGATGGTTTATGGGAAGGACACGATATTATGGATGTTGCCTCTCCAATTGGATGGAAAAAAGACAGAAATTTAGTTCTTGAATTTTATAATGAAAGACGTAAAGTCGCAAAAAGAGCAGAGCCTAATAAAGGACATATTGTTTTAGCTGAGTTGGAAAAACATTTTGATATTACTATTATAACTCAGAATGTAGATAATTTACACGAAAAAGCAGGATCCACAAATGTCGTTCATTTACATGGTCAATTATTTGAATCAAGAAGTACTTTAGACGACACTTTGATCTACCCTATTAAAGGTGATTTTTTAAACGAAGGGGATAAATGTGAAAAAGGAAGCCAATTAAGACCAAATATTGTTTGGTTTGGAGAAGATGTTCCATTAATGCAAGAAGCTGCGGAAATAACATCCGAAGCAGATTATTTTATTATTGTTGGTACTTCATTACAGGTATACCCAGCAGCAAACTTAATAGATTACACTCCTTCTAACTGTAAATCATTTATTATAGACCCCTCAATCCCATCAAATTCTAATATATCTGGCATTAAAACAATTAAAGAAAAAGGTTCAATAGGATTACCAATCATAATGGACTATTTAATGAAATTGGACAAAAACATATAATTATTTGTTGTTTTTATTGTATAAGTGTTCGATTAACGTTAATATTGGATTAAGCATTAAAGTAAATGTTTGTGTATTACGGTTGTAACAGAACTAACTCCACTATCTGATGGAAAAATTATCAATTAACAAAGACGGGATGAACACCCAAATTCCTGTTGTTTTTATGGACAGTGAAAACAGCAAGGGCAACATTCTAGGAGAATCTTATCATGATGGTGTCAGTCAAATATATTCTGACATTGTTGATTGGATTAATGACTACTTCAAAGAAAATGACACATTCTCTTTAAATTTTGGATTGGGATATTTTAATACTCCTTCTTCAAAAGGAATTTATAACATTCTAAAGTGTTTAAAAGAATGGACCGACCAAAACAAGTTGGTTTCTATATTTTGGTATGTTTCGGAAAATGATGATGACTTACTAGAAGATATAGAAGATTTATCAGATGATGTAGACATTCACATTTCTACAATTATGACAGATAAAAAGAGTCAAATTGCTAGTTAAAAAAAAGAGGCTGATTTAAATTAATAAATCAGCCTCTTTTTATATATCGTCAAATACTATTTTCTTACCGGAATAACCAAAACTCGAACTCCTGAGAGTGCCATTTGTGCACTTTCTATTTTATCACAATTGGCATAAAATACATTAGTACCATCAGATTGCATAAGGGGAGCACTTTCATTAACCATTTTCAAAACAGTTTTATTTCTACTAACGGTAACAACTGGTGTAAAAAAGTCATCACTCTTAAGTTTATAACTTATCCCTTCATCATCAGAAACTTCAAATGTTTTATGAAAATATCTGTTGGATTGTTTTTCAACTTCAATATCAATTAAA includes:
- a CDS encoding cytochrome C oxidase subunit IV family protein, translating into MANHDATLSPEEIKKAKMKTVIKVTAILAAVTIIEFIFAFAWPDGSSRFILNILFVGMTLLKAGYIIMEFMHLGHEVGALKFVILFPMLFLVWLLVALFQEGGAILDAIQNW
- a CDS encoding cytochrome c oxidase subunit 3, which produces MSSTTTLTNPKLSEWDGGQRPMKATYGKLMMWFFLVSDAFTFASLLIAYGVVRFMHPAYEGAYSKFEFATSSDNFYWPIPEKVFNAFPGLHGVDAPLMFVGLMTFILILSSVTMVFAVEAGQRKSKAEVEKWMLWTIVGGITFLGCQAWEWSHFIHGTEGGVIRDGVQVFGANLHENQYGPQLFADFFFFITGFHGVHVTSGVIINIVIFYNVVMGTYEERGTYEMIEKGGLYWHFVDLVWVFVFTFFYLV
- a CDS encoding cytochrome c oxidase subunit 3 produces the protein MSIAETPKRPVGMHPKKFAMWLFIVSVVMIFAALTSAYIVRQAEGNWAAFELPSIMYYSTIVILLSSASMHWAYLGAKKDDMSQLKNALTITSVLGVIFLILQFIGWEDLVAMNVFFVGNPSGSFVYVITGLHGLHIVSGILYLFIMLYAAFKNQINSGTIVRIEMCANFWHFLGALWIYLFIFMLMNR
- the cyoE gene encoding heme o synthase encodes the protein MVVAESKDIISEVPQRKSRVRDFYDLLKVRLTGVVVFSGIFGYLLGTTEISITAMIALAVGSFLITGSANTINQIIEKEHDKLMKRTMNRPIPLGIISRKEAGIYALVLAVLGTVIMLYFLNVFATLLSLASLVLYGFVYTPLKRITPLSVLVGAFPGGFPPMIGWVAATGFVGMEGLILFALQFMWQFPHFWAIAWVADKDYKNAGFKMLPFNGDKNVNTAVQISIYTMFLIPIGFLPTQFGMTGITSGIIASLAGAAFLYQTFGLIKEKTDKAALKIMFTSFIYLPIVQIVYLIDKI
- a CDS encoding COX15/CtaA family protein, with the protein product MKKEKTTNNGNLYRKFGIITIIAVFFLILVGGIVRSTGAGMGCPDWPKCFGTWVPPTDVSQLPADYKTIFAVQGREIADFSVFKTWVEYTNRLVGVLIGFLIFLTLLFSLPFRKTDPTVTSFSFLAFVLVGFEGWLGSKVVSTDLHPVLITVHMLVALIIVGVLIYAVARSHKKDLTYQDPTNLNQLNKWIAIILSLSFLQIIMGTQVREAIDIIAKTLGEEQRNLWIDELGMTFYFHRSFSIVVGILNIMFVQRVIKNTAPKHPARLWSKVMLALIGIVVLSGAIMGHFGIPAVLQPVHLLLGSLIVGCQFYIALLVNHSRVLGSNSNSTLKYQHQATT
- a CDS encoding Crp/Fnr family transcriptional regulator; the protein is MSKFTPHLHLRHYTKGEVIFFRDDPSQALYLINSGIITLNIDIEDKFEDLVHLKATDTFGDNAILEGTSRPYNAVCFSDHADVYVIPSAVIHDIFEDDIKIQAKMMSSMAEIYDRFTAHLFRAYKESFGFFDLGRAFMPF
- the tilS gene encoding tRNA lysidine(34) synthetase TilS; this translates as MNDNPLALEDQFLTYLKSKSLDINNIKLLLAFSGGVDSVGLALLLLKFEINFEIAHMNFQLRGEDSEGDEQFVSDFCKKNDIICHIKKVDTQVEVEQSGKSTQMVARELRYDWFNSLKEEFDFNYILTAHHRSDSVETVLFNLIKGTGIEGLHGIQYLRNTILRPLLFASKSEIRSYVENKQQKWREDKSNKVNKYARNLIRNKIIPLMREINPAVEKSIDVTSNKLSKIENVFFSFINDISLKHWKKEKDVILIDFQKYNHLDDIDIILFYQLKKYSFDFDTALNIIQSFKTNGLKFFSVNKDYVIYTHNNILVLENNNENEIKNSQNIEIDFKEGFYSIGTNSFQTSIVTIDAVSSIDNNATYISEKYFPITVREVLKGDKIRPFGMKSGRKKVFDLLQDENVPSYLRKKTLVIVSCNKEILSAIGIRNSEELRIGKFPVTLMKICF
- a CDS encoding OstA-like protein; the protein is MKKNIFLIILLIISLCGRLTSFGQTEDKVRISAARSKGISGYRVFYSSPQKRVILKQKTTTIYCDEARQNIKTEDVTATGNVIVIDKKTKITGSKLLYKKNQGEVIITGRIVKLIDEDITLVTDKLYYYTSTKEAKYLTGGTVNQETMVLTSVEGYLKNKELIFIKDVVMDDSVKTQHLVTEKLIYDRETKISTFNTRTVINSKDGDVTANAGTYNTDNGKVHFEGSAIVENDKYILVGDKIDTNKNTGNSKAVGNVIFFSKEDTAIIYADVVVRFDSSTFAYGNALMSKPIKGNWMDMYYLAADTLHSINDTTTQENTLYAYHNVAMWSKDMKSRCDSLVYYYNDSMIYFYQDPRIWAQKSQMTGEVIRTDITSKGVERLYLNRNGFIISEDTIQNYNQVKGKKIIAHFENNSLFKVDVKGNGMTRFFQLTDDKRNIYALNKSSCPAMTLFFEENNEVKNIEYNKKHDSNILPPSKIQKPDMFLPGFKNRFDEIPPKDELLERVRLREDLPDDMPRDPTKQADQIKILFDGKQILNKNYQGQPLWMHRPQKKVEAGN
- a CDS encoding 1,4-dihydroxy-2-naphthoate polyprenyltransferase, yielding MKAWIQAFRLRTLPLALSSIILGSFLAYGDEPTFFSWKIVGLCVLTTIFLQVLSNLANDYGDSVHGADHEDREGPSRAVQSGKISLSAMKTAIIIFSALSLFSGLYLLYISLTSWTEFMYFLGLGVLSIIAAITYTAGKKPYGYAGLGDISVFIFFGLVGVIGSYYLQVKSFDVMLFLPAAACGLLAVAVLNVNNIRDIKSDISAGKKSVPVRIGRKWAILYHWMLLFGALICASVYVFFTYSSPFQWLFVLTFPLLRRNGNAITKLTEPQDLDPYLKQMALSSLLFSVTFGLGQILDLFVKI
- a CDS encoding SIR2 family NAD-dependent protein deacylase, encoding MQKQKIVVLTGAGISAESGIPTFRGGDGLWEGHDIMDVASPIGWKKDRNLVLEFYNERRKVAKRAEPNKGHIVLAELEKHFDITIITQNVDNLHEKAGSTNVVHLHGQLFESRSTLDDTLIYPIKGDFLNEGDKCEKGSQLRPNIVWFGEDVPLMQEAAEITSEADYFIIVGTSLQVYPAANLIDYTPSNCKSFIIDPSIPSNSNISGIKTIKEKGSIGLPIIMDYLMKLDKNI
- a CDS encoding SiaC family regulatory phosphoprotein codes for the protein MNTQIPVVFMDSENSKGNILGESYHDGVSQIYSDIVDWINDYFKENDTFSLNFGLGYFNTPSSKGIYNILKCLKEWTDQNKLVSIFWYVSENDDDLLEDIEDLSDDVDIHISTIMTDKKSQIAS